A stretch of Stenotrophomonas indicatrix DNA encodes these proteins:
- a CDS encoding ABC transporter substrate-binding protein, whose translation MRITAITLAVATVLAVGGCNRMGGSTDVGKAPSLEFDKPVSGEITSRSGVNFNDGSHHQLYQLKLEDKQLAGITLTGALRGSIAVFNNGVLVASSNSGYERGNDVSLAFRANGTGSYQVAINADGPSAFGPYRLRAEKLVPYDGKPMVAEGEIADLLVSKSQDYTLQVDKAGMYEIRLESKAFDTVLKLDGNGVQSENDDGGDDTNSRIGMPLEPGKYTLRVRSLDEDSTGAFKLTAKRTELPANMVMRDGTSLPNNGSVFAMLDGEGRRRFLLSLPRAADVRLDAISSQVDTVLRVVGGDVELVNDDGGNGTNARVEESLPAGHYTVDVSSLSDEAGMVEVRVQIDGAASAAAAAATADAAVEATD comes from the coding sequence ATGCGTATCACCGCAATCACGCTGGCCGTTGCCACGGTGCTGGCTGTCGGCGGCTGCAACCGGATGGGCGGCAGCACGGACGTGGGCAAGGCCCCCTCGCTGGAGTTCGACAAGCCGGTCTCCGGCGAAATCACCTCGCGCAGCGGCGTCAATTTCAATGATGGCAGCCACCATCAGCTGTACCAGCTGAAGCTGGAAGACAAGCAACTGGCCGGCATCACGTTGACCGGTGCGCTGCGCGGCTCGATCGCCGTGTTCAACAATGGCGTGCTGGTGGCCAGCAGCAACTCGGGCTACGAGCGCGGCAACGACGTCTCGCTGGCGTTCCGCGCCAACGGCACTGGCAGCTACCAGGTGGCCATCAATGCCGACGGCCCCTCCGCCTTCGGTCCGTACCGCCTGCGCGCCGAGAAACTGGTGCCGTATGACGGCAAGCCGATGGTGGCCGAAGGTGAGATCGCCGACCTGCTGGTCTCCAAGTCGCAGGATTACACCCTGCAGGTGGACAAGGCGGGCATGTACGAAATCCGCCTGGAATCGAAGGCGTTCGATACCGTGCTGAAGCTGGATGGCAACGGCGTCCAGTCGGAGAACGACGATGGCGGTGATGACACCAATTCGCGCATTGGCATGCCGCTGGAACCGGGCAAGTACACCCTGCGCGTGCGCAGCCTGGATGAAGACAGTACCGGCGCTTTCAAACTGACGGCCAAGCGCACCGAGCTGCCGGCCAACATGGTCATGCGTGATGGCACCTCCCTGCCGAACAACGGCAGTGTCTTCGCCATGCTCGATGGCGAAGGCCGCCGCCGCTTCCTGCTGAGCCTGCCGCGTGCGGCCGATGTGCGCCTGGACGCCATTTCCAGCCAGGTGGATACGGTACTGCGCGTGGTCGGCGGCGACGTGGAGCTGGTCAATGACGATGGTGGCAACGGCACCAACGCACGCGTGGAAGAATCGCTGCCGGCCGGCCACTACACCGTGGACGTGTCCAGCCTCAGCGATGAAGCGGGCATGGTGGAAGTACGCGTGCAGATCGACGGCGCCGCTTCGGCCGCGGCTGCTGCGGCGACCGCCGATGCCGCCGTTGAAGCGACGGACTGA
- a CDS encoding class I fructose-bisphosphate aldolase — translation MSIEQLAETAQAMVAPGKGIIAIDESTGTIAKRFASVGIENTEENRRAYRELLLTTPKLNEHISGAILYDETIRQSTKDGVPFAKYMSDHGMIPGIKVDKGAHPLAGCPGELVTEGLDGLRERLQEYYKLGARFAKWRAVINIGESIPSGTCIESNAHALARYAALCQECGLVPMVEPEVIMDGEHDIETCYEVTEATLRSLFDALYQQNVLLEGTILKASMVISGKGCDEQADVEEVAESTVMCLKSTVPAILPGVVFLSGGQSDEQSTAHLNAMNQMGNLPWPLSFSYGRAMQQAALKLWAKDMKGNYAAAQKTVYERAKENGQAALGKWNG, via the coding sequence ATGAGCATCGAACAGCTGGCTGAAACCGCCCAGGCCATGGTTGCCCCGGGCAAGGGCATCATCGCGATCGACGAATCCACCGGTACCATCGCCAAGCGCTTTGCCAGCGTCGGCATCGAGAACACCGAAGAGAACCGTCGCGCCTACCGCGAACTGCTGCTGACCACGCCGAAGCTCAACGAGCACATTTCCGGCGCCATCCTGTACGACGAGACCATCCGCCAGTCGACCAAGGACGGCGTGCCGTTCGCCAAGTACATGTCCGACCACGGCATGATCCCGGGCATCAAGGTGGACAAGGGTGCGCACCCGCTGGCCGGCTGCCCGGGCGAGCTGGTCACCGAGGGCCTGGACGGCCTGCGTGAGCGCCTGCAGGAGTACTACAAGCTGGGCGCGCGCTTCGCCAAGTGGCGTGCGGTCATCAACATCGGCGAGAGCATTCCGTCGGGCACCTGCATCGAGTCCAACGCGCATGCGCTGGCCCGCTACGCCGCGCTGTGCCAGGAATGCGGCCTGGTGCCGATGGTCGAGCCGGAAGTGATCATGGACGGCGAGCACGACATCGAGACCTGCTACGAAGTCACCGAAGCCACCCTGCGTTCGCTGTTCGACGCGCTGTACCAGCAGAACGTGCTGCTGGAAGGCACCATCCTGAAGGCTTCGATGGTCATCTCCGGCAAGGGCTGCGACGAGCAGGCCGATGTCGAGGAAGTGGCCGAGTCGACCGTGATGTGCCTGAAGAGCACCGTGCCGGCGATCCTGCCGGGCGTGGTGTTCCTGTCCGGTGGCCAGAGCGACGAGCAGTCCACCGCCCACCTCAACGCCATGAACCAGATGGGCAACCTGCCGTGGCCGCTGAGCTTCTCTTATGGCCGTGCCATGCAGCAGGCGGCACTGAAGCTGTGGGCCAAGGACATGAAGGGCAACTACGCCGCAGCACAGAAGACCGTCTACGAGCGCGCCAAGGAAAACGGCCAGGCCGCGCTGGGCAAGTGGAACGGCTGA
- the pyk gene encoding pyruvate kinase: MFERQRRTKILATLGPATDPPGVLEDLFRAGVNVVRLNFSHGDPSGQAKRAADVRAAAQRVGVEVGILADLPGPKIRIERFAEGKVHLKAGDRFDLIASTDAGPGDATQVGVSYLGLPQDVTAGDVLLLDDGLMQLQVVEVQGERIINTVLNDGPLSDRKGLNKQGGGLSLGALTERDKELIGIVAKIGVDFIAVSFCRNAQDMNDAREIAESHGCYAALVSKIERTEAIENLEEIVDASDVVMVARGDLGVEIGDAELPGLQKKIIKASLAQNKVVITATQMLQSMVESPIPTRAEVLDVANSVIDGTDAVMLSAETAAGAYPVKAVEAMARICLGAERQFQTETDFGASPRNLERADQAIAMATMFLSQHVGVRAIVAMTESGGTARYLSRFRASAPVFAVTRHDGARRQMALMRDVFPINFDSRGFTPREAARGSIRLLVEGGMLQAGDRVVFTSGEHMETHGATNTLRLLEVGEDGRASGLGDL; this comes from the coding sequence ATGTTCGAGCGTCAGCGTCGCACCAAGATCCTTGCCACCCTCGGTCCGGCTACCGATCCGCCGGGCGTGCTGGAGGATCTGTTCCGCGCCGGCGTCAACGTGGTGCGCCTCAACTTCAGCCACGGTGACCCGTCCGGCCAGGCCAAGCGTGCCGCCGATGTGCGCGCCGCCGCGCAGCGCGTGGGTGTGGAAGTGGGCATCCTGGCAGACCTGCCGGGCCCGAAGATCCGCATCGAGCGCTTCGCCGAGGGCAAGGTGCATCTCAAGGCCGGTGACCGCTTCGACCTGATCGCCAGCACCGATGCCGGCCCCGGCGATGCCACCCAGGTGGGCGTGAGCTACCTCGGCCTGCCGCAGGACGTGACCGCCGGTGACGTGCTGCTGCTCGACGATGGCCTGATGCAGCTGCAGGTGGTGGAAGTGCAGGGCGAGCGCATCATCAACACCGTGCTCAACGACGGTCCGTTGTCCGATCGCAAGGGCCTGAACAAGCAGGGCGGTGGCCTGTCGCTGGGCGCGCTGACCGAGCGCGACAAGGAACTGATCGGCATCGTCGCCAAGATCGGCGTGGATTTCATCGCCGTATCGTTCTGCCGCAATGCGCAGGACATGAACGATGCGCGCGAGATCGCCGAATCGCACGGCTGCTACGCCGCGCTGGTGTCCAAGATCGAGCGCACCGAGGCCATCGAGAACCTGGAAGAGATCGTCGACGCCAGTGACGTGGTGATGGTGGCGCGTGGCGACCTGGGCGTGGAAATCGGCGATGCCGAACTGCCGGGCCTGCAAAAGAAGATCATCAAGGCCTCGCTGGCGCAGAACAAGGTGGTGATCACCGCTACCCAGATGCTGCAGTCGATGGTCGAAAGCCCGATCCCGACCCGTGCCGAAGTGCTGGACGTGGCCAACTCGGTCATCGACGGTACCGATGCGGTGATGCTGTCGGCCGAAACCGCCGCCGGTGCGTATCCGGTCAAGGCGGTCGAAGCGATGGCGCGCATCTGCCTGGGCGCCGAGCGCCAGTTCCAGACCGAGACCGACTTCGGCGCTTCGCCGCGCAACCTGGAACGTGCCGACCAGGCCATTGCCATGGCCACCATGTTCCTGTCCCAGCACGTGGGCGTGCGCGCGATCGTGGCGATGACCGAATCCGGTGGCACCGCGCGCTACCTGTCGCGATTCCGTGCCTCGGCACCGGTGTTCGCGGTCACCCGCCACGACGGCGCCCGCCGGCAGATGGCGCTGATGCGCGATGTGTTCCCGATCAACTTCGACAGCCGGGGCTTCACCCCGCGCGAAGCCGCACGCGGCAGCATCCGCCTGCTGGTGGAGGGCGGCATGCTGCAGGCCGGCGACCGTGTGGTGTTCACCAGCGGTGAGCACATGGAAACCCACGGCGCGACCAATACCCTGCGCCTGCTGGAAGTGGGCGAAGACGGCCGCGCCAGCGGTCTGGGCGACCTGTAA
- a CDS encoding HAD hydrolase-like protein codes for MSVDPRVDGEERATLFFDMDGTLIDSEVGITTCIAYALQKMDYPVPPQETLLGWIGPSLRTTFAPLFGEPERVEQAVAFYRERFDVEGWREHTIYPDIEAVVRALHARGHRLAVVTAKNEPHARRIVEHLPFGGLFEDVIGSTPDGSRSSKPQLVGEALHRLQLAPERCWMIGDRRMDIEGARHHGLRSVGVLWGFGGEQELTEAGAGQLARDPAQLLALLA; via the coding sequence ATGAGCGTCGATCCGCGGGTGGACGGAGAAGAGCGTGCAACGCTCTTCTTCGACATGGACGGCACGCTGATCGATTCGGAAGTGGGCATCACCACCTGCATCGCCTATGCGCTGCAGAAGATGGATTACCCGGTGCCGCCGCAGGAAACGCTGCTGGGCTGGATCGGCCCATCGCTGCGCACCACGTTCGCGCCGTTGTTCGGTGAGCCCGAGCGGGTGGAGCAGGCCGTGGCCTTCTATCGCGAGCGTTTCGACGTGGAAGGCTGGCGCGAGCATACGATCTACCCGGACATCGAAGCGGTGGTACGCGCGCTGCACGCACGCGGCCATCGTCTTGCGGTGGTCACCGCCAAGAACGAGCCGCATGCCCGCCGCATCGTCGAGCATCTGCCGTTCGGTGGCCTGTTCGAGGACGTGATCGGTTCAACCCCGGATGGCTCGCGCAGCAGCAAGCCGCAGCTGGTGGGCGAGGCGCTGCATCGCCTGCAGCTGGCGCCGGAACGCTGCTGGATGATCGGCGACCGCCGCATGGACATCGAGGGCGCCCGTCACCACGGGCTGCGCAGTGTGGGCGTGCTGTGGGGCTTTGGTGGCGAGCAGGAGCTGACCGAGGCCGGTGCCGGGCAGCTGGCCCGTGATCCGGCGCAGCTGCTGGCCTTGCTCGCCTGA
- a CDS encoding phosphoglycerate kinase has translation MSIVRMTDLDLSGKRVLIRQDLNVPIENGRITSEQRITASLPTLKRALEQGAAVMVTSHLGRPKEGVWSEADSLAPVAERLSVLLGREVPLVRDWVDGVDVQPGQLVLLENCRMNVGEGKDDEALSKKYAALCDVFVMDAFGTAHRAQASTHGVIRFAPVAAGGPLLMAELDALAKALDAPAKPLLAIVAGSKVSTKLELLANLVGKVDQLIVGGGIANTFIAAAGYKVGKSLYEPDLLDTARKIVADAKARGADIPLPMDVVTAKQFLPDAAAEVKAVDAVAEDDLILDIGPQTAAQYAQLIAKAGTVVWNGPVGVFEFEAFSKGTEALARAIASSPAFSIAGGGDTLAAVDKFDIAQQVSYISTGGGAFLEFLEGKTLPAVAALAARGA, from the coding sequence ATGTCCATCGTCCGCATGACCGACCTCGACCTCTCCGGCAAGCGCGTGCTGATCCGCCAGGATCTGAACGTGCCGATCGAGAATGGCCGCATCACCTCCGAACAGCGCATCACCGCTTCCCTGCCGACGCTCAAGCGCGCGCTGGAGCAGGGCGCGGCGGTGATGGTCACCTCGCACCTGGGCCGCCCCAAGGAAGGCGTGTGGAGCGAAGCCGATTCGCTGGCGCCGGTGGCCGAGCGCCTGTCGGTGCTGCTGGGCCGCGAAGTACCGCTGGTGCGTGACTGGGTCGACGGCGTCGACGTGCAGCCGGGCCAGCTGGTGCTGCTGGAAAACTGCCGCATGAACGTTGGCGAAGGCAAGGACGATGAAGCCCTGTCGAAGAAGTACGCCGCTCTCTGCGATGTGTTCGTGATGGATGCGTTCGGTACCGCGCACCGTGCGCAGGCGTCCACCCATGGCGTGATCCGTTTCGCCCCGGTCGCTGCTGGTGGCCCGCTGCTGATGGCCGAGCTGGATGCGCTGGCCAAGGCCCTGGATGCGCCGGCCAAGCCGCTGCTGGCCATCGTCGCCGGCAGCAAGGTCAGCACCAAGCTGGAACTGCTGGCCAACCTGGTCGGCAAGGTCGACCAGCTGATCGTCGGTGGTGGCATCGCCAACACCTTCATCGCGGCGGCCGGCTACAAGGTCGGCAAGTCGCTGTACGAGCCGGACCTGCTGGATACCGCCCGGAAGATCGTGGCCGACGCCAAGGCGCGGGGTGCGGACATCCCGCTGCCGATGGACGTGGTCACCGCCAAGCAGTTCCTGCCCGACGCGGCTGCCGAAGTGAAGGCCGTCGATGCGGTGGCCGAAGATGACCTGATCCTGGATATCGGCCCGCAGACGGCCGCGCAGTACGCACAGCTGATCGCCAAGGCCGGCACCGTGGTCTGGAACGGCCCGGTCGGCGTGTTCGAGTTCGAAGCCTTCAGCAAGGGCACCGAAGCGCTGGCCCGCGCCATCGCCAGCTCGCCGGCGTTCTCCATCGCCGGTGGTGGCGATACCCTGGCCGCGGTCGACAAGTTCGATATCGCCCAGCAGGTCAGCTACATCTCCACCGGTGGCGGCGCGTTCCTGGAATTCCTGGAAGGCAAGACGCTGCCGGCAGTGGCTGCCCTGGCCGCGCGCGGCGCATGA
- a CDS encoding DUF3999 domain-containing protein — MRKWSRALLPVLFGVAGAVAAQATDYRAQYAEQWPLSLSSAQSGAYRVVLEPAIYRRAGAADLGDLQVFNAAGQALPSALLAPDQPLAQPPVQRELPWFALPPLAEAQRNDLQLLTERDTDGRVRRVEARLGGGAVANGQGGWLIDASVLGQQPLAALVLDWAESGQPLQAQVQLDASDDLQRWQSIARDVPLVDLQRAGKRLLQRRLQVDSNVRYLRILPQGEARLPELRSVLAELPPAPATVPWEWLSLTPTAQGKGEFTFELDGRFPVTRADVASTDNSLVQWTLFSRDDESAEWQRRSAPWIAYQLQQGAPGQRQQSAAQPLGGMYRDRYWKLVASPVETTSAPTLRLGYQPEVMVFLSQGAAPYALAVGSTTARRAEAPITVLIEELRQRNDPSWQPTLARLEGSPETLAGDAALKPQHDWKAWLLWALLGLGVLVVGGLALSLLKQKPSPSA; from the coding sequence ATGAGGAAGTGGAGCCGAGCGTTGCTGCCGGTCTTGTTCGGCGTGGCCGGTGCGGTTGCCGCGCAGGCCACGGACTACCGCGCGCAGTACGCCGAACAGTGGCCGCTGAGCCTGTCCAGCGCGCAGTCCGGTGCCTATCGCGTGGTGCTGGAGCCGGCGATCTACCGCCGCGCAGGCGCCGCTGATCTCGGCGATCTGCAGGTGTTCAACGCTGCCGGCCAGGCATTGCCATCGGCGCTGCTGGCGCCGGACCAGCCGTTGGCGCAGCCGCCGGTGCAGCGCGAACTGCCGTGGTTCGCGCTGCCACCGCTGGCCGAGGCCCAGCGCAACGACCTGCAGCTGCTGACCGAGCGCGATACCGACGGCCGTGTGCGCCGGGTCGAGGCCAGGCTTGGTGGTGGTGCGGTGGCGAACGGGCAGGGCGGCTGGTTGATCGATGCCAGCGTGCTCGGCCAGCAGCCGCTGGCAGCGCTGGTGCTGGACTGGGCCGAAAGTGGCCAGCCGCTGCAGGCGCAGGTACAGCTTGACGCCAGCGATGATCTGCAGCGCTGGCAGTCGATCGCCCGTGATGTCCCCTTGGTGGACCTGCAGCGTGCGGGCAAGCGCCTGCTGCAGCGACGCCTGCAGGTCGACAGCAATGTGCGCTACCTGCGGATCCTGCCGCAGGGCGAGGCGCGCCTGCCGGAGCTGCGCAGTGTATTGGCCGAACTGCCGCCGGCACCGGCAACGGTGCCCTGGGAGTGGCTGTCGCTGACACCGACCGCGCAGGGCAAGGGGGAATTCACCTTTGAACTGGATGGTCGATTCCCGGTGACCCGCGCCGACGTGGCCAGCACCGACAACAGCCTGGTGCAGTGGACCCTGTTCAGCCGCGACGACGAAAGCGCCGAATGGCAGCGCCGCAGCGCGCCCTGGATCGCCTATCAGCTGCAGCAGGGGGCACCGGGCCAGCGCCAGCAATCGGCGGCCCAGCCGTTGGGCGGCATGTACCGCGACCGTTACTGGAAGCTGGTCGCGAGCCCGGTGGAGACCACCAGCGCCCCGACCCTGCGCTTGGGCTATCAACCGGAGGTGATGGTGTTCCTCAGCCAGGGCGCAGCGCCCTACGCGCTGGCCGTGGGCAGTACGACCGCGCGCCGCGCGGAGGCGCCGATCACGGTGCTGATCGAGGAACTGCGGCAGCGCAATGATCCGTCGTGGCAGCCGACGCTGGCACGCTTGGAGGGCAGTCCGGAGACGCTCGCCGGTGACGCAGCGCTGAAGCCGCAGCACGATTGGAAGGCGTGGTTGCTGTGGGCGTTGCTGGGGCTGGGCGTGCTGGTTGTGGGTGGACTGGCGTTGAGCCTGCTGAAGCAGAAGCCGTCGCCTTCGGCGTAG
- a CDS encoding DUF2339 domain-containing protein yields the protein MEALLVLAVLVLLAIPLLLVVALVMIAGLRRRVAALEAAQSVQVAPTSAETLGRAPTAVAAPPRAPAASREPGSEPSFLRPTAATAPPPVAAREDLPPPVQPARPSPPPPLPPEPTLPPLPAEPALPNLVERAIGAVKHWFTQGNVPVKIGMLVLLAGVAALLKYVSDQGWLVVPVELRLAGITVGALGLLAFGWHQRERRRMFALALQGGAIGVLLLTIFAAFKRFDLLAPGFAFASSIALVAGLCVLAVVQNSRTLAVLGILAGFMAPLWLSTGSGNHVGLFSYYAVLNAGIFAIAWYRPWRVLNLLGFAFTFGIGTFWGVLQYDAAKFASTEPFLLLFFVFYLLIPLLYARRQPAGRRDLVDGSLVFGTPLIAFSLQAGMLHEQPMKLALCALGLAAIYALLARALIARASYTVLAQSHAVLAVGFATLAVPLALSARATGAVFALEGAGLAWLGLRQKRWLPQVTGALLQLAAAFAFVVGADHWHQDQRFLLNPTAIGALLLAVAGFAAAWSYQRRQRHDIALAYYLWGLLWWLGGLVHEIGRFFQHSAQADAVLVLAAVTAWLTSEVQRRMPARALGVTALAMLAAGFPLALLQSDAHQQPFAGYGALAWAVFAVLGVRSLLCLRQGSGGVARIAQFLWWLLWPSLLSLLALWGGGDARLAQGWTALLVTLPWLLLAALSLWRWNVLRWPLGAAFDPVRLPLQCVIFALLALAWLFGLTLAGDATPLPWLPLLNPAELAQWVSLLLIARWLYDPQGPAQLQRLRVPVLAVAGFIALTSTVLHGVHHWGGVVWDPTMARFSLAQTSLTVLWSVLGVIAWVWGSRRGQRVLWMVGAVLMAVVLAKLVLIDRQHLGNLLGIASFIAYGLLCTVVGYLAPAPPSAPPTVEENQ from the coding sequence ATGGAAGCACTCTTGGTCCTGGCAGTACTGGTCCTGCTGGCGATACCGCTGCTGCTGGTGGTGGCGCTGGTGATGATTGCCGGCCTGCGCCGGCGGGTCGCCGCGCTGGAGGCCGCACAGAGCGTGCAGGTCGCGCCCACTTCGGCAGAGACGCTTGGCCGTGCGCCCACGGCAGTGGCCGCGCCGCCGCGCGCGCCTGCGGCATCGCGCGAACCCGGCAGCGAGCCCTCGTTCCTGCGGCCCACGGCGGCCACGGCCCCGCCGCCGGTTGCCGCCCGCGAGGACCTGCCGCCACCGGTCCAACCCGCGCGTCCGTCGCCGCCACCGCCGTTGCCACCTGAGCCCACATTGCCGCCCTTGCCAGCGGAACCGGCCCTGCCGAACCTGGTCGAGCGCGCGATCGGTGCGGTCAAACACTGGTTCACCCAAGGCAATGTGCCGGTGAAGATCGGCATGCTGGTGCTGTTGGCCGGCGTTGCTGCGCTGCTCAAGTACGTCAGCGACCAGGGCTGGCTGGTGGTGCCGGTCGAGCTGCGGCTGGCGGGCATCACCGTCGGTGCGCTGGGCCTGCTGGCCTTCGGCTGGCACCAGCGCGAGCGCCGGCGGATGTTCGCGCTGGCCCTGCAGGGGGGCGCCATCGGCGTACTGCTGCTGACCATCTTCGCTGCCTTCAAGCGTTTCGATCTGCTCGCGCCCGGCTTCGCTTTTGCCAGCTCGATCGCGCTGGTGGCGGGGCTGTGCGTGCTGGCGGTCGTGCAGAACTCGAGGACGTTGGCAGTGCTGGGCATCCTGGCCGGCTTCATGGCGCCGCTGTGGCTGTCCACCGGCAGTGGCAACCACGTCGGGCTGTTCAGCTACTACGCCGTGCTCAACGCGGGCATTTTCGCCATTGCCTGGTACCGCCCGTGGCGTGTGCTGAACCTGCTGGGTTTCGCGTTCACCTTCGGCATCGGCACCTTCTGGGGCGTGCTGCAGTACGACGCGGCCAAGTTCGCCAGTACCGAACCGTTCCTGCTGCTGTTCTTCGTCTTCTATCTGCTGATTCCGTTGTTGTATGCGCGCCGGCAGCCGGCCGGGCGTCGCGATCTGGTCGACGGCAGCCTGGTGTTCGGCACGCCGCTGATCGCCTTCTCGTTGCAGGCCGGCATGCTGCACGAACAACCGATGAAGCTGGCCCTGTGCGCGCTGGGCCTGGCAGCGATCTATGCGCTGCTGGCACGGGCCCTGATCGCACGCGCGTCGTACACGGTGCTGGCGCAGTCGCATGCGGTACTGGCCGTGGGCTTTGCGACGCTGGCGGTGCCGCTGGCATTGTCGGCGCGGGCCACCGGTGCGGTGTTCGCGCTGGAAGGTGCCGGCCTGGCGTGGCTGGGGTTGCGCCAGAAGCGCTGGTTGCCGCAGGTGACCGGTGCGCTGCTGCAGCTCGCCGCCGCATTCGCATTCGTGGTGGGCGCCGACCATTGGCACCAGGACCAGCGTTTCCTGCTCAACCCGACCGCGATCGGCGCACTGCTGCTGGCCGTGGCGGGTTTCGCGGCGGCGTGGAGCTATCAGCGCAGGCAGCGCCATGACATCGCCCTGGCGTACTACCTGTGGGGCCTGCTGTGGTGGTTGGGCGGTTTGGTGCATGAAATCGGCCGCTTCTTCCAGCATTCGGCGCAGGCCGACGCGGTGTTGGTGCTGGCCGCCGTCACCGCCTGGCTGACCTCGGAGGTGCAGCGCCGCATGCCGGCACGTGCGCTGGGCGTGACCGCGTTGGCGATGCTGGCCGCCGGCTTCCCGCTGGCCCTGCTGCAGAGCGATGCCCACCAGCAGCCGTTTGCCGGCTACGGCGCATTGGCATGGGCAGTGTTCGCCGTGCTCGGCGTGCGCAGCCTGCTGTGCCTGCGCCAGGGCAGCGGCGGCGTGGCCCGTATCGCGCAGTTCCTGTGGTGGCTGCTGTGGCCGTCGCTGCTTTCGCTGCTGGCCCTGTGGGGCGGCGGCGACGCGCGCCTGGCGCAGGGCTGGACGGCATTGCTGGTCACGTTGCCGTGGCTGCTGCTGGCGGCGCTGTCGCTGTGGCGCTGGAACGTGCTGCGCTGGCCGCTGGGTGCTGCGTTTGACCCGGTGCGCCTGCCGCTGCAGTGTGTGATTTTCGCGCTGCTGGCGCTGGCCTGGTTGTTCGGCCTGACCCTGGCGGGCGACGCCACGCCGTTGCCGTGGTTGCCGCTGCTCAATCCTGCCGAGCTTGCACAGTGGGTCAGCCTGCTGCTGATCGCGCGCTGGCTGTATGACCCGCAGGGACCGGCGCAGCTGCAGCGGTTGCGTGTGCCGGTGCTGGCCGTGGCCGGTTTCATCGCGTTGACCAGCACCGTGCTGCACGGCGTGCATCATTGGGGCGGTGTGGTCTGGGATCCGACGATGGCCCGCTTCAGCCTGGCCCAGACCAGCCTGACCGTGTTGTGGAGCGTACTGGGCGTGATCGCCTGGGTGTGGGGCTCGCGTCGCGGCCAGCGTGTACTGTGGATGGTCGGTGCCGTGTTGATGGCCGTGGTGCTGGCCAAGCTGGTGCTGATCGACCGCCAGCATCTGGGCAACCTGCTGGGAATCGCATCGTTCATCGCCTACGGCCTGCTGTGCACCGTGGTGGGCTATCTGGCGCCCGCGCCGCCGAGCGCGCCGCCAACCGTGGAGGAAAACCAATGA
- the gap gene encoding type I glyceraldehyde-3-phosphate dehydrogenase, with the protein MAIKVGINGFGRIGRNVLRSAVLNFGDDIEIVAINDLLEPDYLAYMLKYDSVHGRFKADVAVDGKDLLVNGKKIRLTQERDPSNLKWDEVGVDVVLEATGLFLDKVSAQKHIDAGAKKVILSAPSKDDTPMFVFGVNDKTYAGQAIISNASCTTNCLAPLAKVINDKWGIKRGLMTTVHAATATQKTVDGPSNKDWRGGRGILENIIPSSTGAAKAVGVVIPELNKKLTGMSFRVPTSDVSVVDLTVELEKEATYAEICAEVKAQSEGALKGILGYTEDKVVATDFRGETHTSVFDADAGIALDGTFVKLVSWYDNEWGYSNKCLEMAKVVAAK; encoded by the coding sequence ATGGCAATCAAGGTTGGTATCAACGGTTTCGGTCGCATCGGGCGTAACGTCCTGCGCTCGGCGGTGCTGAACTTCGGCGACGACATCGAAATCGTGGCCATCAACGATCTGCTGGAGCCGGATTACCTGGCCTACATGCTCAAGTACGACTCCGTGCACGGCCGTTTCAAGGCCGACGTAGCCGTCGATGGCAAGGATCTGCTGGTCAACGGCAAGAAGATCCGCCTGACCCAGGAACGCGATCCGTCCAACCTGAAGTGGGACGAAGTCGGCGTTGACGTCGTGCTCGAAGCCACCGGCCTGTTCCTGGACAAGGTCAGTGCGCAGAAGCACATCGATGCCGGCGCCAAGAAGGTCATCCTGTCGGCACCGTCGAAGGACGACACGCCGATGTTCGTGTTCGGCGTGAACGACAAGACCTACGCTGGCCAGGCGATCATCTCCAACGCCTCGTGCACCACCAACTGCCTGGCGCCGCTGGCCAAGGTCATCAATGACAAGTGGGGCATCAAGCGCGGCCTGATGACCACCGTGCATGCGGCCACCGCCACGCAGAAGACCGTCGATGGCCCGTCCAACAAGGACTGGCGCGGCGGCCGCGGCATCCTGGAGAACATCATTCCGTCCTCCACCGGTGCCGCCAAGGCCGTCGGCGTGGTCATCCCGGAACTGAACAAGAAACTGACCGGCATGAGCTTCCGCGTGCCGACCTCGGACGTGTCGGTGGTCGACCTGACGGTCGAGCTGGAAAAGGAAGCCACCTATGCCGAGATCTGCGCCGAAGTGAAGGCACAGAGCGAAGGCGCGCTGAAGGGCATCCTGGGCTACACCGAAGACAAGGTGGTGGCCACCGATTTCCGCGGTGAAACCCACACCTCGGTGTTCGACGCAGACGCCGGCATCGCGCTGGACGGCACCTTCGTCAAGCTCGTGTCGTGGTACGACAACGAGTGGGGCTATTCCAACAAGTGCCTGGAAATGGCCAAGGTCGTCGCAGCCAAGTAA